Sequence from the Kineosporia succinea genome:
CTGAACGTGTCCACCTTCGACACCGACTGGGTGCTCGTGCCGGCCGCGCAGTCCGGTATCGCTGCCTCGGTCTGGCGTCACGCCGGTTACACCGTGACCGAAGACGCCGAATAACCATCTCTGGAAGGAAAGACATGAGCGTCACCACGGCGAAGGGCTTCCGGGCCGCCGGGGTCGCGGCCGGGCTGAAGAGCACCGGGGCCCCCGACGTCGCGCTGGTCGTGAACGACGGGCCGAACGACGCGGCCGCGGCCGTCTTCACCAGCAACCGCTGCAAGGCGAACCCGGTGTTGTGGAGCGAACGGGCCATCGCCGACGGCCGCCTGCGGGCCGTGGTGCTGAACTCCGGTGGCGCCAACTGCTACACCGGCAGCGAGGGCTTCCAGGTCACGCACGCCACGGCCGAGGAGGTGGCCCGCCTGAGCAGCCTCTCGCCTTTCGACGTGCTGGTCTGCTCCACCGGCCTGATCGGGCTGAACCTGCCGAAAGACCGCATGCTGAAAGGTGTCGCCGACGCCACCGCGCAGCTGCGCGCCGACGGTGGCACCGAGGCCGCGACCGCGATCATGACCACCGACACGGTCTCCAAGGAAGCCGCCGTCACCTCCCCGGCCGGCTGGACCGTGGGCGGGATGGCCAAGGGCGCGGGCATGCTCGCGCCGGCACTGGCGACCATGCTGGTGGTCGTCACGACCGACGCCGAGGTGTCGCCGGAAGGCCTCGACCGGGCGTTGCGAAAGGCCACCCGGGTCACCTTCGACCGCCTCGACTCCGACGGGTGCCAGTCCACCAACGACACCGTGGTGCTGATGTCGTCGGGCGCCTGCGGTGTGGAGCCCGACGAGGCCGAGTTCACCGCCGCCGTCACCGAGGTCTGCAAGAGCCTGGCGCTGCAGCTGCTGGGTGACGCCGAGGGCGCCGACCACGACATCGCGATCGAGGTGCTCGGCGCCGTCTCCGAGGAGGAGGCTGTGGAGGTCGGCCGGTCCGTCGCCCGCAGCAACCTGTTCAAGGCCGCCATCTTCGGCAAGGACCCGAACTGGGGCCGCATCCTGGCCTCGGTCGGCACCACCCGGGCCCAGTTCGACCCGGCCGACCTCGACGTCGCCCTCAACGGCACCTGGGTGTGCCGCAAGAGCACCCCGGCCGAGTCCGCCGAGGGCATCGACCTGACCGACCGCCAGGTGAGTGTCACCATCGACCTGAAGTCGGGTCCGGCCACGGCGACGGTGTGGACGAACGACCTCACCCACGCGTACGTGCACGAGAACAGCGCGTACTCGTCATGATCGACACCCCGGCCGAGAAGGCCGCCGTCCTCGTCGAGGCCCTGCCCTGGCTGCGCCGGTTCCAGGGCGCGATCGCCGTGATCAAGTACGGCGGCAACGCCATGATCGACGACGAGCTGAAGCGCGCGTTCGCCGAGGACGTCGTGTTCCTGCGCGCGGCCGGCCTGAAACCCGTTGTCGTGCACGGTGGCGGGCCGCAGATCTCGGCCATGCTCAAGCGTCTGGGCATCACCAGCGAGTTCCGCGGCGGCCTGCGCGTGACCACCCCCGAGACCATGGACGTGGTCCGGATGGTGCTCACCGGTCAGGTCAGCCGTGAGCTGGTCGGCCTCATCAACCAGCACGGCCCGCTCGCCGTCGGCCTGTCCGGTGAGGACGGCGGGCTGTTCCTCGCCGCGAAGCGCGGTGCGCTGATCGACGGCTCGCAGGTCGACATCGGCCTCGTCGGTGACGTGGTGGAGGTCGACCCGGCCGCCGTGCTCGACCTGATCGACGCCGGGCGTATCCCGGTCGTCTCCACGGTGGCGCCCGACGACGACGGCCAGGTGCTCAACGTCAACGCCGACACCGCCGCGGCCGCGCTCGCGATCGCGTTGCAGGCCCGCAAGTTCGTGGTGCTGACCGACGTCGAGGGTCTGTACGCGGACTGGCCCGACCGGTCCAGCCTGCTCACCGAGATCACCGACAGCCAGCTCGAGACCATGCTGCCGTCGCTGGAATCGGGCATGGTGCCGAAGATGGAGGCCTGTCTGCGGGCCGTTCGCGGGGGAGTGCCCACCGCCACCGTCATCGACGGGCGGGTGCCGCACAGCCTGCTGCTCGAGGTGTTCACCACCGACGGCGTGGGAACCATGGTCGTCCCCGAGAAATCAACCGAGAACGAGGACCAGCAGTGACCACCGACCTCACCGCCGCGAACCAGCAGCTCGTCGACGCCGGCCAGGGTTCGGCGCAGTGGATGGAGCGTTACCAGCGCTCAGTGCTGGGCGTCTTCGGCACCCCGCAGCGCGTTCTGGTGCGCGGCGAGGGCGCTCACGTCTGGGACGCCGACGGTCAGCGCTACCTCGACCTGCTCGGCGGCATCGCCGTGAACGCGCTCGGTCACGCCCACCCGTTCCTGGTCTCCGCCGTCACCGCGCAGCTGGCCACGCTCGGCCACGTCTCCAACTTCTTCGCCAACCCGCTCCAGATCGCTCTCGCCGAGCGGCTTCTCGAGCTCGCCCAGGCCCCCGAGGGCTCGGCGGCGTTCTTCTGCAACTCCGGCACCGAGGCCAACGAGGCCGCGTTCAAGCTGACCCGTCGCACCGGCCGCACCAAGGTCGTGGCGGCCACCGGCGCGTTCCACGGGCGCAGCATGGGCGCGCTCGCGATGACCTACAAGCAGGCCTACCGCGAGCCGTTCGCACCGCTGCCCGGTGACGTCGTGCACGTGCCCTGGGGCGACGCCGAGGCGCTGGCCGAGGCCGTCGACAACGACACCGCCGCGGTCATCCTCGAGCCGATCCAGGGCGAGGCCGGTGTGCGTCCCGCACCCGCCGGCTACCTGGCGGCGGCCCGCCGGGTCACCCGGGCCCACGACGCCCTGCTGATCTTCGACGAGGTGCAGACCGGAATCGGCCGCACCGGAGCCTGGTTCGCGCATCAGCTGGCCGAGCTCAACGGCGGCGACGACATCACGCCCGACGTGATGACCCTGGCCAAGGGCCTGGGCGGCGGCATCCCGGTGGGGGCGCTGGTGACTTTCGGCCCGAAGGTCACCGAACTGCTCCAGCCCGGCCAGCACGGCACCACCTTCGGCGGCAACCCGGTGGCGGCGGCCGCCGGTCTGGCCACGCTGCACGTGATCGAGCGCGACGGGCTGCTGGCCAACGTGGTGGCGGTCGGCCGGCGCATCCAGGAAGGCGTGCAGGCCCACCCGCTGGTCGACGGGGTCCGGGGCCACGGGCTGCTGATCGCGATCCAGCTGCGTGAGCCCGTGGCGGCCGCGGCGGCGAGCAACCTCCTCGACGCCGGTTTCATCGTCAACGCCGTCGCCCCCGACGCGATCCGGCTGGCCCCGCCCCTGATTCTCACCGCCGCCCAGGCGGACTCGTTCATCGCGGCCCTGCCCGCCGCCCTCGACTCAGTTCCGCAGGAGAACCCGTGACCGTCCGGCACTTCCTCAAAGACGACGACCTCTCGCCCGACGAGCTGATCGAGGTCCTCGACCTGGCCGACCGGCTCAAGGCCGACCGGTTCGCCCGCAAGCCGCTCGAGGGCCCGCAGACCGTGGCCGTGCTGTTCGACAAGTCGTCCACCCGCACCCGGGTCTCGTTCAGCGTCGGCATCGCCGACCTCGGCGGCTACCCCCTGGTCATCGAGTCGGGCAGCAGCCAGCTGGGCCGCGGCGAGCCGATCGAAGACACCGCACGCGTCTTCTCCCGGCAGGTCGCGGCCATCGTCTGGCGCACCGGTAACCAGAGCCGCATCGAGGCGATGGCCTCCGCCGCAACGGTTCCCGTGGTGAACGCGCTCACCGACCAGTACCACCCCTGCCAGCTGCTGGCCGACCTGCAGACGATCCGCGAGCACAAGGGCCGTCTGGCCGGGCTGACGCTGGCCTACCTGGGCGACGGCGCGAACAACATGTCGCACTCGTACCTGCTGGCCGGTGCGAACGCGGGGATGCACGTGCGGGTCGCGGCGCCCGAGGCCTTCCAGCCCGACCCGGCGATCCTCGAGCAGGCCTGGGCGCTGGCGTCCGACACCGGCGGTTCGGTCACGGTCACCACCGACCCGGCCGAGGCCGTCGCCGGCGTCGACGTGATCACCACCGACACCTGGGTGAGCATGGGCCAGGAGGGCGAGAAGAGCGACCGGGCCGGCGTCTTCACGCCCTACTGCGTCGACGACGCACTGCTGGGCAAGGCCGCGTCCGACGCGATCGTGCTGCACTGCCTGCCCGCCTACCGGGGCAAGGAGATCTCCGCGTCGGTGCTCGACGGCCCGCAGTCGGTGGTCTGGGACGAGGCCGAGAACCGGCTGCACGCCCAGAAGGCGCTGCTGGTGTGGCTGCTGGAGCGATCGGGATGAGTTTCCCCAGCCAGTCGGCGGGGCGGGCACACACCAAGGTCGCCCGGCACCGCCGCATCGTCGAGCTGCTGCGCCACAACCAGGTGCGCTCCCAGGTCGAGCTGGCCCAGATGCTCACCGCCGAGGGACAGGCCGTCACCCAGGCCACGCTCTCGCGCGACCTGGTCGAGCTGAGCGCCGTGAAGGTGCGTCATCCCGACGGCGGCCTGGTCTACGCGGTGCCGGGGGAGGGCGGTGACCGTACGCCCCAGGCCGGTGTCGAGCAGGAGATGCTGGTCTCGCGGCTGGCCCGGCTGTGTGAGGAACTGCTGGTCACGGCCGAGGCGTCGGCCAACCTGGTGGTGCTGCACACCCCGCCGGGGGCCGCCCAGTTCCTCGCCTCGGCGATCGACCACTCGGTGCTGCCCGACGTGCTCGGCACCATCGCCGGTGACGACACGGTGCTCGTGGTCACCCGCGATCCGCTGGGCGGCGATACGGTCGCCAACCGGTTCCTGTCGCTGGCCGCCGGTAGTTCCGAGTAAACACCTGCTTGTGGACGCGCCGGTCGTCCCGGTCTCCCCGGCCACCTCCCGAGGTGGCCGGAAGACCGGGAGCCCGACGCGTCCCCCATCGTCTTTGTTGATCAACTGCCACAAGGAGACACCCGTGACCGCCGAGCCCAAGGTCCTGTGGGGTTCACGTTTCAGCGCCGGCCCGGCCGACGCGATGTTCGCGCTGTCGGTGTCGACCCACTTCGACTGGCGCCTGGCCCGTTACGACCTGGCCGGTTCCCGCGCGCACGCCCGCGCCCTGAACCGCGCCGGGCTGCTCACCGACGACGACCTGTCCGGCCTGCTCGCCGGGATCGAGAAGCTGGACGCCGACGTGGCCTCCGGTGCGGTGACGCCCGCCCCCACCGACGAGGACGTGCACTCGGCCCTCGAGCGGATCCTGATCGAGCGCCTCGGCCCCGAGCTCGGCGGGCGCCTGCGCGCCGGCCGCTCGCGCAACGACCAGATCGCCACCCTGCTGCGCATGTACCTGCGCGACATCTCCAAGGTCGTCGCGAACCAGGTGCTCGACCTCGCCGAGGCCCTGGCCGGGCAGGCGGCCGCGCACCCGACCGCGCCGATGCCCGGGCGCACGCACATGCAGCACGCCCAGCCGGTGCTGCTCGCCCACCACCTCCTGGCCCGCGCCTGGCCGCTGCTGCGCGACGCCGACCGGCTGCGCGACTTCGACCGCCGCGCCGCGGTCTCGCCCTACGGTTCCGGTGCGCTCGCCGGGTCCACGCTCGGCCTCGACCCCGAAGCCGTCGCCGCCGACCTGGGTTTCGGCTCCTCGGTGCCGAACTCGATCGACGGCACCGCCTCTCGCGACCTGGGCGCCGAATTCGCCTTCGTGGCCGCGATGATCGGCGTCGACATCTCCGGCCTGTCCGAGGACGTCATCATCTGGGCGACGAAGGAGTTCTCGTTCGTCACGCTCGACGACGCCTGGAGCACCGGGTCGAGCATCATGCCGCAGAAGAAGAACCCGGACGTGGCCGAGCTGACCCGGGGCAAGGCCGGGCGCCTCATCGGCGACCTGGCCGGGCTGCTGGGCACGCTCAAGGCGCTGCCCCTGGCCTACAACCGCGACCTGCAGGAAGACAAGGAGCCGGTCTTCGACGCGGCCGACACCCTGCTCCTCGTGCTGCCCGCCCTCTCCGGCCTGGTCTCCACCCTGGTCTTCCACACCGAGCGGATGGCCGAGCTGGCGCCGCAGGGCTTCGCGCTCGCCACCGACATCGCCGAGTGGCTGGTGCGGCAGCGGGTACCGTTCCGCGACGCGCACGAGATCGCCGGGGCCTGCGTGCAGCGCTGCGAGCAGCGCGCCGCCGCCGAGGGCGTGCCGGTGGAGCTGTGGGACCTGACCGACGACGACCTGGCCGCCGTCTCACCGCACCTGACGCCGGCCGTGCGCGAGGTGCTCAACGTCGAGGGCGCGCTGCGTTCGCGCGACGGACGCGGTGGCACCTCCCCGCGCCGGGTGCGGGAGCAGATGGAGGAGCTTGCCGCAGGGATCGCCGATCTGCGGGCCTGGGCCGCCAACTGAGATCCAACCGTGATCAAAGCCGTTGCCTGACGGGGGATTCGGCTGACCCCTCAGGGGCTGGGAGTTGAGCGGTAAAACGTCCGGTTCGCGACGTTCGCAGGTGACGGGCAGTGCCGCCCGTAACGCAATGCGACCGTCGCGAACCCTGCGCGAAACATATTTGAAATAGTAAAATCCATGTGCCGCAACGCTTTTGCTTGCTGCGTGAAAATTGGTGTCTTTACGTCGACGGGGCGAGGGGTAAGACTGGGCCGTGCGTGGGTCGCAATGGCGCGGTCCACGCATCAAACGTCTCGAAGTTCCGCCGCTGGCAGTGAGTTACGGCCCCATCGGCCGATCACTGAACGGTTTTACATCAGCCCGACACCTGTCGTTCTGCATGCGCGGCCGCAACCCCGTCCTACGATCGCAGCGTGTCCGAACCCGCACCCCTGCCGCGCTCGTTCTTCGACCGGGACCCGCT
This genomic interval carries:
- the argJ gene encoding bifunctional glutamate N-acetyltransferase/amino-acid acetyltransferase ArgJ; the protein is MSVTTAKGFRAAGVAAGLKSTGAPDVALVVNDGPNDAAAAVFTSNRCKANPVLWSERAIADGRLRAVVLNSGGANCYTGSEGFQVTHATAEEVARLSSLSPFDVLVCSTGLIGLNLPKDRMLKGVADATAQLRADGGTEAATAIMTTDTVSKEAAVTSPAGWTVGGMAKGAGMLAPALATMLVVVTTDAEVSPEGLDRALRKATRVTFDRLDSDGCQSTNDTVVLMSSGACGVEPDEAEFTAAVTEVCKSLALQLLGDAEGADHDIAIEVLGAVSEEEAVEVGRSVARSNLFKAAIFGKDPNWGRILASVGTTRAQFDPADLDVALNGTWVCRKSTPAESAEGIDLTDRQVSVTIDLKSGPATATVWTNDLTHAYVHENSAYSS
- the argB gene encoding acetylglutamate kinase; translation: MIDTPAEKAAVLVEALPWLRRFQGAIAVIKYGGNAMIDDELKRAFAEDVVFLRAAGLKPVVVHGGGPQISAMLKRLGITSEFRGGLRVTTPETMDVVRMVLTGQVSRELVGLINQHGPLAVGLSGEDGGLFLAAKRGALIDGSQVDIGLVGDVVEVDPAAVLDLIDAGRIPVVSTVAPDDDGQVLNVNADTAAAALAIALQARKFVVLTDVEGLYADWPDRSSLLTEITDSQLETMLPSLESGMVPKMEACLRAVRGGVPTATVIDGRVPHSLLLEVFTTDGVGTMVVPEKSTENEDQQ
- a CDS encoding acetylornithine transaminase encodes the protein MERYQRSVLGVFGTPQRVLVRGEGAHVWDADGQRYLDLLGGIAVNALGHAHPFLVSAVTAQLATLGHVSNFFANPLQIALAERLLELAQAPEGSAAFFCNSGTEANEAAFKLTRRTGRTKVVAATGAFHGRSMGALAMTYKQAYREPFAPLPGDVVHVPWGDAEALAEAVDNDTAAVILEPIQGEAGVRPAPAGYLAAARRVTRAHDALLIFDEVQTGIGRTGAWFAHQLAELNGGDDITPDVMTLAKGLGGGIPVGALVTFGPKVTELLQPGQHGTTFGGNPVAAAAGLATLHVIERDGLLANVVAVGRRIQEGVQAHPLVDGVRGHGLLIAIQLREPVAAAAASNLLDAGFIVNAVAPDAIRLAPPLILTAAQADSFIAALPAALDSVPQENP
- the argF gene encoding ornithine carbamoyltransferase, translating into MTVRHFLKDDDLSPDELIEVLDLADRLKADRFARKPLEGPQTVAVLFDKSSTRTRVSFSVGIADLGGYPLVIESGSSQLGRGEPIEDTARVFSRQVAAIVWRTGNQSRIEAMASAATVPVVNALTDQYHPCQLLADLQTIREHKGRLAGLTLAYLGDGANNMSHSYLLAGANAGMHVRVAAPEAFQPDPAILEQAWALASDTGGSVTVTTDPAEAVAGVDVITTDTWVSMGQEGEKSDRAGVFTPYCVDDALLGKAASDAIVLHCLPAYRGKEISASVLDGPQSVVWDEAENRLHAQKALLVWLLERSG
- a CDS encoding arginine repressor yields the protein MSFPSQSAGRAHTKVARHRRIVELLRHNQVRSQVELAQMLTAEGQAVTQATLSRDLVELSAVKVRHPDGGLVYAVPGEGGDRTPQAGVEQEMLVSRLARLCEELLVTAEASANLVVLHTPPGAAQFLASAIDHSVLPDVLGTIAGDDTVLVVTRDPLGGDTVANRFLSLAAGSSE
- the argH gene encoding argininosuccinate lyase yields the protein MTAEPKVLWGSRFSAGPADAMFALSVSTHFDWRLARYDLAGSRAHARALNRAGLLTDDDLSGLLAGIEKLDADVASGAVTPAPTDEDVHSALERILIERLGPELGGRLRAGRSRNDQIATLLRMYLRDISKVVANQVLDLAEALAGQAAAHPTAPMPGRTHMQHAQPVLLAHHLLARAWPLLRDADRLRDFDRRAAVSPYGSGALAGSTLGLDPEAVAADLGFGSSVPNSIDGTASRDLGAEFAFVAAMIGVDISGLSEDVIIWATKEFSFVTLDDAWSTGSSIMPQKKNPDVAELTRGKAGRLIGDLAGLLGTLKALPLAYNRDLQEDKEPVFDAADTLLLVLPALSGLVSTLVFHTERMAELAPQGFALATDIAEWLVRQRVPFRDAHEIAGACVQRCEQRAAAEGVPVELWDLTDDDLAAVSPHLTPAVREVLNVEGALRSRDGRGGTSPRRVREQMEELAAGIADLRAWAAN